One window of the Cryptococcus gattii WM276 chromosome E, complete sequence genome contains the following:
- a CDS encoding uncharacterized protein (Similar to TIGR gene model, INSD accession AAW43803.1) yields the protein MIPAPPYSVGNFTPSPTVSHNSLDLPARYEIQPATTTIAYRLNSTIPQPKAISTFSNRIIMAPPSSAAATSNRKRKILPMARSQDSTPSSPSLSESSSLVSDDGDEEYAPEPARSTRKAKRPRDNDFKSSTGGRSGVTTNSHGNGNGTGGGSNKTKGKGMSREQLRKVNHSLIERRRREKINAALNELRRMVPGLGDNGGKGGEFKLEVLEKTVEHMKHLKGRLADLERAAATSANNSSGKSSARGKNRRTELEMQSRSQSKTSLYPSPSPDRQEFSNPHSPDPNETEVESNLPPPYTLASRARARSPVDASPPPPTSAYMSAANHGVITSKKSGSPSLWSGQAQEQAADHLHGQGQRGYQPLPSVRPKPPTSASNPIFLPFPTPSPTSPFLHPNISLNANPNADSLNNSSMMGSAMSGETEGQSAGFNSSSSASASASASGSVPGGTEARSIDPSPFLPPIPSMSLFNIMSLENSPLDSFRLACMEGVGGAGKSRSFSPPELNLEDQSGRRSSFTESKGATGLGMSTMDADVKERRCGDNEKPTPIDGGRANDKQQGGPTANAGADTHAGAEMLPEEAANLLLAFSSPETLRPLGDGSVVPLGIGQGYGQGQGQIRRTVEEFSLDSGVAFGSESGRQGKTGKGREVSSVKTMGLTSKGRSVVGKSVRDILKMT from the exons ATGATACCCGCTCCTCCGTACTCGGTGGGAAACTTTACTCCGTCTCCTACTGTTTCACATAACTCGCTTGATCTCCCAGCTAGGTATGAGATCCAACCTGCCACTACAACTATAGCTTATCGACTGAATAGTACCATTCCTCAACCAAAAGCAATTTCCACCTTTTCAAACCGCATTATCATGGCCCCACCATCCTCCGCTGCGGCCACCAGCAACCGAAAACGCAAAATCCTTCCAATGGCGCGTTCGCAAGACAGTaccccttcctctccttcattGAGCGAATCGTCATCGTTGGTATCGGACGATGGCGATGAAGAATACGCCCCTGAGCCTGCTCGTTCCACTAGAAAGGCGAAAAGGCCTCGCGACAATGATTTCAAATCGAGCACCGGTGGACGTTCGGGCGTGACGACAAACAGTCATGGCAATGGCAATGGAACGGGAGGAGGGAGTAATAAAACAAAGGGAAAAGGCATGTCCCGCGAGCAGTTACGCAAGGTTAACCATTCGTTGATcgagaggaggaggagggagaagatCAACGCCGCATTGAATGAGTTGAGAAGGATGGTACCAGGCTTAGGAGACAACGGTGGAAAAGGCGGCGAGTTTAAACTTGAA GTACTAGAGAAGACTGTAGAGCACATGAAGCATTTGAAAGGGCGACTGGCAGACTTGGAACGAGCGGCTGCGACATCAGCCAACAACTCTTCCGGCAAATCAAGCGCTCGCGGCAAAAATAGGAGGACTGAACTCGAAATGCAGAGCCGAAGCCAAAGCAAAACATCACTTTAcccttctccctctcccgACAGACAGGAATTCTCAAACCCACATTCGCCTGATCCCAACGAAACAGAAGTAGAGTCAAACTTGCCACCTCCTTACACGCTCGCTAGCCGAGCTCGTGCCCGTTCTCCTGTCGATGCGTCCCCTCCACCGCCTACCTCCGCTTACATGTCGGCCGCCAACCATGGCGTTATTACGAGTAAAAAGTCTGGATCCCCATCTCTCTGGTCTGGCCAAGCGCAGGAACAAGCCGCAGATCATTTACATGGACAAGGGCAGAGAGGGTACCAGCCACTTCCCAGTGTCCGACCCAAGCCCCCAACCAGCGCTTCCAATCCCATatttcttcctttccctACTCCCTCTCCCACCTCGCCCTTTCTCCATCCCAATATCAGCTTGAACGCTAATCCCAATGCGGACTCGCTGAATAACTCTTCAATGATGGGATCAGCGATGTCTGGAGAGACAGAGGGCCAAAGTGCCGGCTTCAACTCTAGCTCTTCTGCTTCCGCTTCCGCCTCCGCTAGTGGTAGCGTGCCAGGTGGTACAGAGGCTCGCAGTATAGATCCCAGCCCGTTCTTGCCGCCTATACCTAGTATGAGCCTGTTCAACATAATGAGCCTTGAGAATTCACCATTGGATTCGTTTCGACTAGCTTGTATGGAGGGAGTTGGAGGTGCAGGAAAAAGCCGTTCATTTTCGCCGCCAGAGTTGAACCTTGAGGATCAATCAGGGCGCCGTAGCTCATTTACCGAGTCAAAAGGTGCGACGGGCTTGGGAATGAGCACTATGGACGCAGACGTAAAGGAACGTCGGTGTGGTGACAACGAGAAACCCACACCCATTGACGGTGGACGGGCCAACGACAAGCAACAAGGCGGTCCCACTGCTAATGCTGGTGCTGATACCCATGCCGGTGCCGAGATGCTACCCGAAGAAGCTGCCAATTTGCTTCTAGCATTTTCGTCTCCCGAGACATTACGCCCGTTGGGTGACGGGTCGGTTGTTCCCCTTGGGATTGGACAGGGGTATGGGCAAGGACAAGGGCAAATCAGAAGGACGGTAGAAGAGTTCAGTCTTGATTCAGGAGTAGCATTTGGATCTGAATCTGGACGGCAGGGAAAAACtgggaagggaagggaagtTTCGTCGGTAAAGACGATGGGATTGACATCGAAAGGGCGCTCGGTTGTTGGGAAGAGTGTAAGGGACATACTGAAGATGACATGA